The Clostridium aceticum genomic interval GCATGTTATAGAAAAAGAAGGTACAACAGCATAATCATAGAAAAACCTCCCCTTTTAGAAATTTATAGATACAATTACTCTTAAAACCCCAGAATCAAAGGAAATGTACCTATAAAAAACAAATTGTATCTAAAATGAATCTATTATATAATGATAAAAAAGATTTTGTCATTATACTTGTAGTGGGGAGGAAGGATGATGGAAGAAAAAGCAGCTGTAAACAAGGGAAGGGATACCGTACTAAGTCAAAGCAATAAAACAAAGGATTTAGTGTTTACGGGATTATTGGTAGCACTAGTATTTATAGCAACAAAGTTTATTAATATTAGATTACCTATTCAGAGTAACGGAGGTTTGATTCATTTAGGCAATACGATGTTATTTATGATCGCTATTGCTTTTGGTAGTAAAAAGGGTGCTATAGCAGGAGCTTTTGGTATGGGATTATTTGATGTTGTAGCAGGATGGATGGCATGGGCACCTTTTACTTTTGTCATTAGAGGCGTGATGGGTTACTTGATGGGTACAATTTCTCATGCAGGTGGGAAAAAAGGCAATAACACCATATGGAACCTAATTGCTGTTGTGGTTGGCGGGATTTGGATGTTGGTTGGTTATTATATCACAGAAGTAATCCTTTATGGTAACTGGATTGTACCCATTGGTTCAATACCAGGAGATATTGTTCAAATTGTGTTAGGGGCTATTATTGGGTTACCGATGGCGGCTACTTTGAAGAAGTCTAAAATAGTATAAAATTAGCTTGAATAGGAGTGTGTAATAGGATGAAAACCCCTTTGATTATGACACCAGGACCTACTTATGTCAGTGAAGAAGTAAGGAGAGCTTTATCTAGAGAAATTACAAATCCTGATTTAGATCTGGATTTTTATGAATTTTATAAGGAAACCTGTCACCAAATAAAAAAATTATTAAATACTAAAAATGATGTACTAATCCTCAGTGGAGAAGGCATATTAGGCTTGGAAGCTGCATGTGCCTCCTTAATAGAGGATGGTGATAAAGTATTGGTAATTGATAATGGCATCTTCGGCAAAGGGTTTGGAGATTTTGCTAAAATGTATGGTGGTGAAGTACAATTCTTTCAATCAGATTATGAAAGTGCCATTGATGTGGATAAACTAGAAAAATTTTTAGAGGAAAATCATGATTTTAAATTAGCAACCCTAGTGCATTGTGAGACACCATCTGGCATTACAAATCCAATAGAGGTTATTTGCCCTATGTTGAAAAAGTATGGCATCATCACTGTAGTGGATGCTGTTTCTTCTGTAGGAGGAGAAACACTAAATACAGATGCGTGGAAGATTGATATGGTGTTGGGAGGATCACAAAAGGTTCTATCAGCACCTCCTGGCTTGACCTTTTTAAGTATTAGTGAAGAAGCATGGGGGGCCATTTCAAATAGAAGGACGCCTATCATAGGATATTACTGTAATCTGGCTATCTGGAAAAATTGGTATGAAGATCAGTGGTTTCCTTATACTCAGCCTGTTAGTGATCTATATGCCATAAGAGCAGCAGTAGACATGCTGCTAGAGGATAAAGAAGCATTAGAAAGACATAGAAAAATTGCTGAAGCCCTCAGAAAAAGCTTAAAGGATGCAGGAATACAACTATATGCAAAGGAGGGCTTTTCTAATACTGTTACAACCTTCATGGTGCCGGAAGGGATTACATTTCGCCAGGTTTACGAGGATATGTTGAAAAATCATGGGATCATGATTGCTGGTGCCTTTGACTTCTTAAAGGATCGGGTGATTAGGATTGG includes:
- a CDS encoding ECF transporter S component, producing MEEKAAVNKGRDTVLSQSNKTKDLVFTGLLVALVFIATKFINIRLPIQSNGGLIHLGNTMLFMIAIAFGSKKGAIAGAFGMGLFDVVAGWMAWAPFTFVIRGVMGYLMGTISHAGGKKGNNTIWNLIAVVVGGIWMLVGYYITEVILYGNWIVPIGSIPGDIVQIVLGAIIGLPMAATLKKSKIV
- a CDS encoding pyridoxal-phosphate-dependent aminotransferase family protein codes for the protein MKTPLIMTPGPTYVSEEVRRALSREITNPDLDLDFYEFYKETCHQIKKLLNTKNDVLILSGEGILGLEAACASLIEDGDKVLVIDNGIFGKGFGDFAKMYGGEVQFFQSDYESAIDVDKLEKFLEENHDFKLATLVHCETPSGITNPIEVICPMLKKYGIITVVDAVSSVGGETLNTDAWKIDMVLGGSQKVLSAPPGLTFLSISEEAWGAISNRRTPIIGYYCNLAIWKNWYEDQWFPYTQPVSDLYAIRAAVDMLLEDKEALERHRKIAEALRKSLKDAGIQLYAKEGFSNTVTTFMVPEGITFRQVYEDMLKNHGIMIAGAFDFLKDRVIRIGHMGENCYEEKVYSTLKALDQVFRKYNIPLRGELHKLFVEYV